One Trachemys scripta elegans isolate TJP31775 unplaced genomic scaffold, CAS_Tse_1.0 scaffold_28, whole genome shotgun sequence genomic window carries:
- the LOC117870455 gene encoding C-type lectin domain family 2 member B-like isoform X2: MEKTNSHSEKVQRCNSIEKEGKSTCIRFLRCRIRIIAEFLLLAALLISWAVMGFKTQQSCPLSNSASCPVSRSTSSCVDGWIGYRGKCYYFSEAEGNWTYSQNNCSSLGASLAVIDTRQDLDFILRYKGTTDPWIGLQRGSDHHWKWANGTKFNNLFEVRGDANCAFLTGTAVSSSRCYTVRSWICNKPYA, encoded by the exons ATGGAGAAAACTAATTCTCATTCTGAAAAGGTGCAACGTTGCAACTCGATTGAAAAGG AGGGCAAATCTACATGTATCAGATTTCTCAGATGCAGAATTAGAATTATAGCTGAATTCCTCCTCCTAGCTGCACTTCTCATTTCTTGGGCAG TGATGGGATTTAAAACCCAGCAGTCATGTCCACTCTCCAACTCTGCCTCATGTCCAGTGAGCCGTTCCACCTCCTCATGTGTGGATGGCTGGATCGGGTACAGAGGGAAATGCTACTATTTCTCAGAGGCTGAAGGGAACTGGACCTACAGCCAGAATAATTGCTCTTCCCTCGGTGCCTCCCTGGCTGTGATTGACACCCGGCAGGACCTG GATTTCATACTGCGATATAAAGGCACCACAGATCCGTGGATTGGTCTCCAGAGGGGCTCTGATCATCACTGGAAATGGGCAAATGGCACCAAATTCAACAACCT GTTTGAAGTCAGAGGAGATGCAAACTGCGCATTTCTGACGGGGACTGCAGTCAGCTCTTCAAGGTGCTACACCGTGAGAAGCTGGATCTGCAACAAACCGTATGCGTAA
- the LOC117870455 gene encoding C-type lectin domain family 2 member B-like isoform X1: MLYGNCNCKVKQFVSGKSAAWLAPLDVWILLAFSLPEGKSTCIRFLRCRIRIIAEFLLLAALLISWAVMGFKTQQSCPLSNSASCPVSRSTSSCVDGWIGYRGKCYYFSEAEGNWTYSQNNCSSLGASLAVIDTRQDLDFILRYKGTTDPWIGLQRGSDHHWKWANGTKFNNLFEVRGDANCAFLTGTAVSSSRCYTVRSWICNKPYA; encoded by the exons ATGTTGTACGGCAACTGTAACTGCAAAGTAAAGCAGTTTGTTTCGGGTAAGTCTGCTGCATGGCTAGCTCCGTTAGATGTTTGGATACTATTGGCTTTTTCTCTTCCAGAGGGCAAATCTACATGTATCAGATTTCTCAGATGCAGAATTAGAATTATAGCTGAATTCCTCCTCCTAGCTGCACTTCTCATTTCTTGGGCAG TGATGGGATTTAAAACCCAGCAGTCATGTCCACTCTCCAACTCTGCCTCATGTCCAGTGAGCCGTTCCACCTCCTCATGTGTGGATGGCTGGATCGGGTACAGAGGGAAATGCTACTATTTCTCAGAGGCTGAAGGGAACTGGACCTACAGCCAGAATAATTGCTCTTCCCTCGGTGCCTCCCTGGCTGTGATTGACACCCGGCAGGACCTG GATTTCATACTGCGATATAAAGGCACCACAGATCCGTGGATTGGTCTCCAGAGGGGCTCTGATCATCACTGGAAATGGGCAAATGGCACCAAATTCAACAACCT GTTTGAAGTCAGAGGAGATGCAAACTGCGCATTTCTGACGGGGACTGCAGTCAGCTCTTCAAGGTGCTACACCGTGAGAAGCTGGATCTGCAACAAACCGTATGCGTAA